The genomic DNA CATATTTCAATCAAAAAAGAATCGTCAACACACTCACAGAGGAAGAGTTTCGCGCAGGCTACCGTAAAGCGCAGCTGATCGATGTCCGCGAAACCAATGAATATAACAACGGTCATATTCTTGGCGCCAGAAACATTCCACTTTCTCAACTGAAAATGAGACAAAAAGAAATCCGTAAAGATCAGCCCGTCTATCTCTACTGCCAGAGCGGCATGAGAAGCGGCAGGGCGGCTCAAATGCTCCGTCGTCTCGGCTACCGTGATCTCCACCAATTAAAAGGTGGATTCAAAAAGTGGACCGGGAAAATCAAGCACAAAAAATAAAGCCTTCCGGGGACCCCATCAGGGTCCCGGAGGCTTTTTTCGTTTGTAAGAAGAGGTTGTGGCCAAAACTAAAAAGGGACCATTTCATGACGAACACGATCAGTATAGGCTCTTTATGTCGCAAGACTTGGCTTTCCGCGGATAGCCCATGAGCCTCTCCGGCAAGTCTGCGGGGCCACACATCAGATACTCTTCCGTCAAGAGTCTTCGTCTTGCACTTCACTCAACCGGTAGACACAATGAAATAGTCATGTTCATGAAACAAATTAAAAACCCGAATTAATTAGTACTAGGCAAATTAATTCGGGTTTTACTATGACTGAAACACTTTTGTCCCAGCATTTTCTCTCTTCTTACATTAAATTTCTTTAAACTTCTTTCTGGTAACGTAGGACCGGCTTTCGTGCCGCCAGGGTTTCATCCATGCGTTTCACAACCGTCGTGTGAGGAGCTTCCTGGACGATTTCCGGATTCTCTTCCGCTTCCTTCGCGATCTGGATCATGGCCTCGATGAAGGAATCGAGGGTTTCCTTCGACTCGGTTTCCGTCGGTTCGATCATCATGCACTCTTCTACATTCAATGGGAAGTAGATGGTTGGCGGATGATAGCCGAAGTCGAGAAGGCGCTTCGCGATATCAAGGGTACGCACCCCGAGTTTCTTCTGACGTTTTCCGGAAATCACAAACTCATGCTTGCAATGACGGTCATACGGAAGGTCGAAGTGAGGAGCAAGCCTTCTCATCATGTAGTTGGCATTCAGTACGGCATTCTCCGTCACGGCGCGCAGACCATCAGGACCCATCGTCCTGATATACGTATAGGCACGGACGTTGATCCCGAAGTTCCCGTAGTATGGTTTCACTCTTCCGATACTTTCAGGACGGTCATAATCGAACACAAAGTCTTCTCCCTTTTTGACGAGGATCGGCTTTGGAAGGTAAGGGATCAAATCTTCCTTCACCCCGACAGGGCCGCTTCCCGGTCCGCCTCCTCCATGAGGGCCTGTGAACGTTTTATGAAGATTAAGATGGACAACGTCAAAGCCCATGTCCCCCGGTCTTGCTTTAGAGAGGACCGCATTGAGGTTCGCACCGTCGTAATAGAGCTTGCCGCCGGCACCATGGATGATGGAAGCCATCTCCAGGATATTCTCTTCAAAGAGCCCGAGGGTGTTCGGGTTCGTGAGCATCAACGCAGCCGTATCGTCCCCCACCACCCGCTTCAGATCTTCGAGGTCAACGAGGCCGTCTTCATTGGACTTGACCGTAACGGTCTCGAAACCTGCAACCGTCGCGCTCGCCGGGTTGGTGCCGTGGGCAGAGTCGGGAACGATGACCTTTGTACGCTGGGTATCGCCATTCGCTTCGTGGAAGGCGCGGATCATCATAAGCCCGGTCCATTCCCCATGAGCTCCCGCAGCCGGCTGGAGGGTCACTTCATCCATCCCGGTGATTTCTTTCAGATGTTCCTGGAGGTCATACATGAGACCGAGTGCCCCTTGTACACTTTCAGGTTCCTGAAGCGGATTGATATGGGCGAATCCATTGAGGCGCGCCACATATTCGTTCACCTTCGGATTGTATTTCATCGTGCATGACCCAAGCGGGTAGAAGCCGGAGTCGACTCCGTGGTTACGCTTTGAAAGAGCCGTGTAGTGACGCATGATATCAAGCTCGGACACTTCAGGAAGATCGGCTTCCTCTGTGCGGATGAATTCTGCCGGAATCAGATCGGATAGATCTGCTGCCGGTACATCCAGTTCAGGCAGGCTGTATCCAACGCGTCCTTCTTTTGTTAGTTCGAAGATAAGAGGCTG from Rossellomorea marisflavi includes the following:
- a CDS encoding rhodanese-like domain-containing protein codes for the protein MEALYILLIVIGAIAAYSLITYFNQKRIVNTLTEEEFRAGYRKAQLIDVRETNEYNNGHILGARNIPLSQLKMRQKEIRKDQPVYLYCQSGMRSGRAAQMLRRLGYRDLHQLKGGFKKWTGKIKHKK
- the gcvPB gene encoding aminomethyl-transferring glycine dehydrogenase subunit GcvPB, producing MHKKDQPLIFELTKEGRVGYSLPELDVPAADLSDLIPAEFIRTEEADLPEVSELDIMRHYTALSKRNHGVDSGFYPLGSCTMKYNPKVNEYVARLNGFAHINPLQEPESVQGALGLMYDLQEHLKEITGMDEVTLQPAAGAHGEWTGLMMIRAFHEANGDTQRTKVIVPDSAHGTNPASATVAGFETVTVKSNEDGLVDLEDLKRVVGDDTAALMLTNPNTLGLFEENILEMASIIHGAGGKLYYDGANLNAVLSKARPGDMGFDVVHLNLHKTFTGPHGGGGPGSGPVGVKEDLIPYLPKPILVKKGEDFVFDYDRPESIGRVKPYYGNFGINVRAYTYIRTMGPDGLRAVTENAVLNANYMMRRLAPHFDLPYDRHCKHEFVISGKRQKKLGVRTLDIAKRLLDFGYHPPTIYFPLNVEECMMIEPTETESKETLDSFIEAMIQIAKEAEENPEIVQEAPHTTVVKRMDETLAARKPVLRYQKEV